Proteins encoded together in one Bacillota bacterium window:
- a CDS encoding site-specific DNA-methyltransferase, protein MAHAAKRDTVGAAVFRRERRDGDKNVIALLYAKSSETMPEVEDKSVTLTVTSPPYWNAIDYDRHAENPGQSYRTRGYSNGFADYHSYLEWVTGIFSETLRKTRPGGYLAVVVGTVLLRGAAYPVPFDLVGRLTEAGWLFHQDIIWHKTTAGVKRAGVFIQHPYPGYYHPNIMTEYILVFRKPGDPVYKGVSKVQRPPARYELGALFTKEIANNVWHIAPVPPGALEHPCPFPEEIPYRLAQLYSYPGDTVLDPFLGSGQTTKVAFALGRNAVGYDVVEKYVECAFRRLDEPLAVRPEQLVAEFKKVPLDAPLGYGGRTRRAGKTRHGCGLSARNTSRKGDGGVRFRTP, encoded by the coding sequence ATGGCACATGCTGCCAAACGCGATACCGTTGGGGCGGCTGTTTTTCGTAGAGAACGTCGTGACGGTGACAAAAACGTGATCGCGCTGCTATATGCCAAGAGTAGTGAGACAATGCCCGAGGTAGAGGACAAAAGCGTCACCTTAACGGTGACTTCACCTCCCTACTGGAACGCCATCGACTATGATCGTCACGCTGAGAACCCTGGCCAATCCTACCGCACGCGGGGATACTCGAACGGCTTTGCTGACTACCACTCCTATCTCGAGTGGGTTACGGGGATATTCTCGGAGACTCTCCGCAAGACGCGGCCCGGAGGGTACCTTGCTGTGGTGGTGGGCACCGTCCTTCTGCGTGGGGCGGCGTACCCGGTGCCTTTCGACCTCGTGGGAAGGCTCACCGAAGCCGGCTGGCTGTTTCACCAGGACATCATCTGGCACAAGACGACGGCCGGAGTCAAACGCGCCGGAGTCTTCATCCAGCATCCCTATCCGGGCTACTACCATCCCAACATAATGACCGAATACATCCTCGTCTTCCGCAAGCCCGGGGACCCTGTGTACAAGGGGGTTTCCAAGGTGCAACGACCGCCGGCGAGGTATGAACTGGGCGCTCTATTCACCAAGGAGATCGCTAACAACGTCTGGCATATTGCCCCCGTGCCTCCCGGGGCCCTGGAGCACCCTTGTCCCTTCCCTGAAGAGATACCCTACAGGCTTGCGCAGTTGTACTCGTACCCGGGCGATACCGTTCTGGACCCCTTCCTGGGGTCGGGCCAGACGACGAAAGTGGCGTTTGCCCTCGGAAGGAACGCGGTCGGCTACGACGTAGTCGAGAAGTATGTCGAGTGCGCCTTCCGGCGTCTGGACGAACCCCTGGCGGTGAGGCCGGAGCAACTTGTGGCCGAATTCAAGAAGGTGCCTCTGGACGCCCCTCTGGGATACGGAGGCAGGACGCGTCGCGCCGGGAAGACGAGGCACGGCTGCGGCTTGAGCGCCCGCAACACCTCAAGAAAGGGTGACGGCGGTGTTCGATTTAGAACGCCGTGA
- a CDS encoding pilus assembly protein TadG-related protein, whose translation MKAPIANTRGSILIAIAVATSVFMLLMALLLDLGRAWLHASHLQAAADAAALAGAGTVSVRVEVDRDGNVYSQTIILDPDTSRAEALDALNRNIQAMDLENLGVIVTNKEVTVSGLRVTVRVRGTVPMYLLPAFQESYAAIPIRKTASAELIP comes from the coding sequence ATGAAAGCGCCGATTGCAAACACGCGGGGCAGCATCTTGATCGCGATAGCCGTCGCGACGAGCGTGTTCATGTTGCTCATGGCGCTCCTGCTCGATCTCGGCCGCGCCTGGCTTCATGCGTCTCACCTTCAGGCGGCTGCGGACGCCGCCGCGCTGGCGGGGGCCGGAACAGTGAGCGTTCGGGTTGAGGTGGACCGCGACGGCAACGTCTACAGCCAGACAATCATACTCGACCCGGACACATCCAGGGCGGAAGCCCTCGATGCTCTGAACAGGAACATACAGGCGATGGATTTGGAAAACCTCGGCGTGATCGTGACAAACAAGGAAGTGACAGTCTCGGGACTGCGGGTGACGGTCAGAGTTAGGGGCACTGTTCCGATGTATCTTCTCCCGGCCTTCCAGGAGTCCTACGCGGCCATCCCCATAAGAAAGACGGCATCCGCGGAGCTCATCCCGTGA
- a CDS encoding fibronectin type III domain-containing protein, translating into MKRRLVILLKQAGIACLVVACLACLSPSAGASDVDARVYTHSGNVNARRSGYVSRAAPQSAHSTQSVVLGVQTVSLGCAPIVVDGSSNVYVDSGTRITSYSGAGALTYRWTNTSYGRATALALRSDGILVGIKYDRLFGIKTSDGSTAFDVDLSSVFGKIVSPEHLAINPTNNDMCIGGTFDYDYSKIHVSSASGTLKWTVDAAGTAAAYDSSGNLYVPVAYNKVRSYTSAGTLRWEATLAGVTSMNGDYTAANKGVALTDDETTVLYVAFGGTSCRTATLFALAADSGSLRWSRNVLSVGSGSIGALRVAPYYANGFVYWLYRWNNGTAGITRTAIDNSSHASFSLGSDNVVLPNHQDHVTIDNRLVFIHKEQNTLRAFDLTTGSLAWQNALRTTVPCYSSENIAAGPDGTIFGIGYDRDDQGEYTVKLFRVGHAPTQPTAGTPVVGAGTATFTWTARGDALEYRVYNQNGTRLATYDGYTLSHSESGLAPNTTYTRLVEAANTWGVSSRTTLTATTLANTPGTPTSSGATSTSITVTWSANGNPAGTSYQLWRNGACIYSGTSTSFPDSGLTPGTAYLYQVRACNSGGVWTNYAQSTLYTAPNTPAAPVLQSSGALSWSQTGGRGYVVLSWTPVTGATGYKLWVFDGYAYRPFDVGNVTTWDSRVARIYPAESTLDSYGDNTQSGNLFNTVQGGEDLRDTPNKLYRKTAGATYDSANNYWFRVSAYNAGGESPYSAVTLVTLPNRTDATAPTGALTIEGGSQYTSALTVTLQVSGSDPLVPNYTTDTTDDASGVAQVQFSNDNTTWSAWEAFAANKSWTLAPGEGTKTVYGRVKDGASNVSATFSKEIYLFFDSQAPNVQMKVNDGAALTSKTSVTLSLMAADNFSGTPDLTMRFSNDWLNWSSWESYRATKDWLIPEGDGPKVIYAQVKDKAGNVATVYALITLSTQPPTVNIQKAASAVGTTGTVYVSGNAITTCFVNARKVEMTLNPGQAGSMRFSLDGLVWSEPEPALTAKTFSLPDVDGQHTVYVRFDDGQVYMQEFTLDRTPPVVDASWLGGATLTSSGSATLILNSRDNVSRQEDLEYSVDGATWHPFAQQVTVNVTGTGYRTVTVMVRDQAGNVAREVLSIYNK; encoded by the coding sequence ATGAAAAGGCGATTGGTAATCCTCTTGAAGCAGGCAGGCATTGCGTGTCTCGTGGTGGCCTGCCTCGCGTGCCTTAGCCCATCGGCAGGCGCTTCAGATGTGGACGCCCGCGTTTACACCCACTCCGGCAACGTAAACGCGAGGCGGAGCGGGTACGTATCGAGGGCGGCGCCTCAAAGCGCGCATTCAACACAGAGTGTGGTCCTTGGTGTCCAGACCGTCAGTTTGGGATGCGCACCCATCGTTGTTGACGGCTCGAGTAACGTCTACGTCGACTCGGGAACCCGCATTACTTCGTATTCCGGCGCCGGCGCGCTTACCTACCGGTGGACCAACACGTCTTACGGTAGAGCGACGGCGTTGGCGCTAAGAAGTGACGGAATTCTGGTGGGGATAAAGTATGACAGGCTCTTCGGCATCAAGACCTCGGATGGGAGCACGGCATTCGACGTCGATCTATCTAGCGTGTTTGGCAAAATCGTCTCGCCGGAGCACCTTGCCATCAACCCGACAAACAACGACATGTGCATCGGCGGCACCTTTGATTACGACTACAGCAAGATTCATGTTTCCTCCGCGTCCGGGACGCTTAAGTGGACTGTCGACGCCGCCGGCACGGCTGCCGCATACGACAGCTCGGGGAACCTTTATGTTCCGGTCGCATACAACAAGGTTCGAAGCTACACGAGCGCGGGGACGCTTCGATGGGAGGCTACTCTCGCCGGAGTCACCTCGATGAACGGAGACTATACCGCGGCCAATAAAGGTGTTGCCCTGACCGATGACGAGACGACAGTGCTGTACGTAGCCTTCGGTGGGACTAGCTGCAGGACGGCAACCCTTTTCGCGCTGGCGGCCGACAGCGGCTCCCTCCGGTGGAGCAGAAATGTGCTGTCGGTCGGTAGTGGAAGCATTGGGGCCTTGCGGGTAGCCCCGTACTATGCCAACGGCTTTGTGTACTGGCTTTATAGATGGAACAACGGAACCGCGGGCATTACCAGAACGGCAATCGACAACTCCTCTCACGCGTCGTTCAGTCTTGGGAGCGACAACGTAGTCCTCCCCAACCACCAAGACCACGTTACCATCGACAACCGCCTTGTGTTCATCCACAAGGAACAGAACACGCTGCGCGCCTTCGACCTAACCACAGGCTCGTTAGCATGGCAGAATGCCTTAAGGACGACCGTCCCGTGCTACTCCTCCGAGAATATAGCCGCGGGACCCGACGGGACCATCTTTGGCATAGGTTACGATCGCGATGATCAAGGCGAGTACACCGTGAAGCTGTTTCGTGTTGGTCATGCGCCCACTCAGCCGACGGCGGGGACCCCGGTCGTTGGTGCCGGCACGGCGACTTTCACATGGACCGCTCGGGGGGATGCGCTCGAGTACCGGGTCTACAACCAAAACGGCACACGCTTGGCCACGTACGACGGTTACACACTGTCGCACAGCGAGTCCGGTCTAGCCCCAAACACGACGTACACGCGGTTGGTGGAAGCCGCGAACACGTGGGGTGTGTCGTCCAGGACCACGCTGACGGCCACAACTCTTGCAAACACCCCGGGTACTCCTACGTCATCGGGCGCCACCTCGACAAGCATAACGGTAACGTGGTCGGCGAACGGCAACCCGGCCGGGACCAGCTATCAGCTCTGGAGGAACGGGGCTTGCATATACTCCGGCACGTCGACTTCCTTCCCGGACTCCGGATTGACCCCCGGGACGGCGTACCTGTACCAGGTCAGGGCATGCAACAGCGGTGGTGTCTGGACCAACTACGCGCAATCGACGCTGTACACTGCGCCCAACACGCCTGCGGCGCCGGTGCTCCAATCGAGCGGAGCTCTCTCGTGGTCCCAGACTGGAGGCAGAGGTTACGTAGTTCTCTCCTGGACGCCTGTAACAGGAGCAACCGGCTACAAGCTGTGGGTCTTCGACGGATATGCCTACAGGCCATTTGATGTGGGAAATGTCACGACTTGGGACTCGCGCGTGGCGAGAATCTACCCGGCTGAATCCACCCTTGACTCGTACGGAGACAATACGCAGTCCGGGAACCTGTTTAACACGGTTCAGGGCGGCGAGGACTTGCGGGACACACCCAATAAGCTGTATCGAAAAACGGCCGGGGCCACGTACGACTCGGCAAACAACTACTGGTTCAGGGTCTCGGCTTACAACGCGGGAGGCGAGTCGCCGTATTCGGCGGTCACTCTCGTGACTCTTCCAAACCGGACGGATGCGACTGCGCCGACAGGCGCGCTTACCATAGAGGGCGGATCCCAGTACACCTCTGCCCTGACGGTTACGCTTCAGGTGAGCGGCTCGGACCCGCTCGTCCCGAACTACACGACTGACACGACCGACGATGCCTCCGGGGTCGCCCAGGTGCAGTTCTCGAACGACAACACGACCTGGAGCGCGTGGGAGGCGTTCGCGGCGAACAAAAGTTGGACCCTTGCCCCCGGCGAGGGGACGAAGACGGTCTACGGCCGCGTGAAGGACGGCGCAAGCAACGTCTCGGCGACATTCAGCAAGGAAATCTACCTATTCTTCGACTCCCAGGCGCCCAACGTTCAGATGAAGGTCAACGACGGTGCCGCGCTTACCTCCAAGACATCGGTGACGCTGAGCCTCATGGCGGCAGACAACTTCAGCGGGACCCCTGACCTGACGATGAGGTTCTCGAACGACTGGCTCAACTGGAGTAGCTGGGAAAGCTATCGAGCCACAAAGGACTGGCTGATTCCAGAGGGCGACGGCCCAAAAGTGATCTATGCCCAGGTAAAAGACAAGGCCGGAAACGTCGCGACCGTCTACGCTCTCATCACGCTATCGACGCAGCCTCCGACTGTCAACATCCAGAAAGCCGCTTCAGCCGTGGGAACAACCGGGACAGTCTACGTCAGTGGTAACGCGATAACCACGTGTTTCGTGAACGCAAGGAAAGTAGAAATGACCTTGAACCCCGGCCAGGCTGGCAGTATGCGGTTTTCCCTGGACGGGTTGGTTTGGTCCGAGCCGGAACCCGCGCTGACCGCGAAGACCTTCTCTTTGCCTGACGTGGATGGGCAACATACGGTATACGTGCGCTTTGATGACGGTCAGGTCTACATGCAGGAATTCACGTTGGATCGGACGCCGCCGGTGGTGGACGCCAGCTGGCTTGGCGGTGCAACGCTGACCAGCAGTGGAAGCGCGACTCTCATTCTGAATTCAAGGGACAACGTCTCAAGGCAAGAGGACCTCGAGTACAGCGTGGACGGAGCCACGTGGCATCCATTTGCCCAACAGGTCACGGTCAACGTGACGGGCACAGGCTATCGGACGGTGACGGTCATGGTGAGGGACCAGGCAGGGAACGTTGCGAGGGAGGTTCTATCCATCTACAATAAGTAA
- a CDS encoding RDD family protein — protein MDERRACGKTLLKPSPVCRWCKSLIANPEAGRLASSAQRLGACLLDSIAGCGVSLGLMLMGGVLGAPAGSDASIAMALLTVLVGSLAIQCYFWSQGTSLGKRLLGLTIYTVNGERAGFLTVLLRDTIGKTVSGFVFSLGFPWLLWDPCRECWHDKIPGTLLLAKQ, from the coding sequence TTGGACGAACGCAGGGCCTGCGGGAAGACGTTGCTGAAGCCTTCTCCAGTGTGTCGGTGGTGCAAGTCGCTCATAGCTAATCCTGAAGCGGGGCGGCTGGCGAGCTCTGCGCAGCGGCTTGGAGCTTGCCTGCTCGACAGCATAGCTGGCTGCGGCGTCAGCCTGGGGCTGATGCTCATGGGCGGAGTGCTCGGCGCTCCCGCCGGGTCTGACGCCAGTATTGCGATGGCCCTTCTCACCGTCCTTGTGGGTTCGCTGGCGATACAGTGTTACTTCTGGTCACAGGGCACATCCCTGGGAAAACGCCTTCTGGGGCTGACGATCTACACGGTAAACGGCGAAAGGGCAGGCTTCCTCACCGTGTTGCTCCGGGACACGATAGGAAAGACTGTGAGCGGGTTTGTGTTCAGTCTGGGTTTCCCGTGGCTCCTGTGGGATCCGTGCAGGGAATGCTGGCACGACAAAATACCCGGGACGCTCCTCCTGGCCAAGCAATAG
- a CDS encoding isochorismatase family protein: MEKCLLIVNADEKVLEGRTAFLARRLEQLVAEGEFRLVIAAKTIPKPGSSIQLLSGSEGEETGDILPAVKAAAHHVVASAGYSKANDRLVKILRDAGAGEVFIAGLDTEKHVLQTAADLFEKGFAPRVLTHYCVSTAGPQMHRVGLIVLGRLIGRENLVKGRHPSDRAEGAEDTAA; this comes from the coding sequence GTGGAAAAGTGTCTTCTGATCGTAAACGCGGATGAAAAGGTGCTTGAAGGGCGGACAGCTTTCCTTGCCCGGCGCCTTGAGCAGCTGGTCGCCGAGGGCGAATTTCGACTGGTAATCGCCGCCAAGACGATCCCCAAACCCGGCAGTTCCATCCAGCTTCTGTCCGGCTCTGAAGGGGAAGAGACCGGGGACATCCTGCCGGCCGTGAAGGCTGCGGCGCACCACGTCGTTGCGAGCGCCGGCTATTCCAAAGCGAACGACAGACTCGTGAAGATCCTGCGGGACGCGGGGGCCGGGGAAGTCTTCATCGCCGGGCTCGACACCGAGAAGCACGTCCTGCAGACTGCGGCCGACCTCTTCGAGAAGGGGTTCGCCCCGCGCGTGCTGACTCATTACTGCGTGTCAACCGCTGGGCCGCAGATGCACAGAGTCGGCCTAATCGTCCTGGGGCGCCTGATAGGTCGCGAGAACCTCGTGAAAGGGAGGCATCCGTCCGATAGGGCGGAGGGTGCGGAAGACACGGCAGCGTAA
- a CDS encoding TraM recognition domain-containing protein has protein sequence MKTLLAGAALAAASASAFAYYWGHPFTMRWPFVVLAVMSGILTLSGSLKCDAKARVFGGIGLVLCLGGLGGAEIFRLLNPILTARLNAGQMTEAEARLFRSTASALPAVVLAAGWLWASIGRLQQHTGEPPQPRIPRTVKEPLDIEVCRTRSGPLILKHMDRYTHTLVVGTTGTGKTSRVLKPMVYQDLEAIAAGRKAGITIIEPKGSFAADVADMCRSMGIPCTFINPEDANTAKFNPLEGEPEPVSEIMRTVLRSLFGRQEAFFRLNQEVMARNTALLVKEVYGEEATMEHMIRVLRDSAQMAWAVNQLRKKRGDTAAVVQYFSKEVMGEQQDKIQQFTLGLRQQLEDITNNTLMRRVLLGKSDVDLHQHLSQGGVLVVNTAMGALGKLGDVFGQFVALHVQNAVFSRPGPEHTRTPHILYIDEFPRYLNPDFERMLSIGREYRCGAVLAIQTIAQLKTEDSGNLQERVLETCRNKIALTLGSNADAQFFSREFGEYIARKEQDSYRYQSDGLFTMFKPDSVKYAEKSEPVFPYTMLMRLEPFTAVVQIVRNGQPIPAVLGNLSLSPWDEARNRAKDRGLRFDFRYETKTKGQKSALVATPEETAHSHASRSGPQAPAPQNGLSITYPTGDMESFMPPPSTGASMGQPLQNEAMAKTDSSECVKGTSQSRELTLPGMSEKAGETTAAATN, from the coding sequence GTGAAGACCCTGCTGGCCGGGGCCGCACTTGCAGCCGCGTCAGCCTCGGCTTTTGCGTATTACTGGGGCCATCCCTTCACAATGAGATGGCCTTTCGTCGTGCTTGCGGTCATGTCTGGCATCCTCACGCTATCGGGATCCCTGAAGTGCGACGCAAAAGCGCGGGTCTTCGGCGGCATAGGTCTGGTGCTGTGTCTGGGCGGCCTGGGCGGGGCGGAGATATTCCGCCTACTCAACCCCATTCTTACGGCGAGACTCAACGCAGGCCAAATGACCGAGGCAGAGGCACGCTTATTCAGGTCCACCGCTTCGGCATTGCCAGCCGTGGTTCTGGCCGCAGGGTGGCTCTGGGCATCGATTGGAAGGCTGCAGCAGCACACTGGCGAGCCTCCGCAACCGAGGATACCTCGAACCGTGAAAGAGCCTTTAGACATTGAAGTCTGCAGAACTCGGAGCGGGCCGCTCATCCTGAAGCACATGGATCGCTACACGCACACCTTGGTGGTCGGGACCACAGGCACCGGGAAAACGAGCCGTGTGCTCAAGCCGATGGTCTACCAAGATCTAGAGGCGATTGCCGCGGGCCGCAAGGCGGGTATCACGATAATAGAGCCGAAGGGCTCGTTTGCTGCGGATGTGGCAGATATGTGCCGCAGCATGGGGATTCCATGCACGTTCATCAATCCTGAAGACGCAAACACTGCGAAGTTCAACCCGTTGGAGGGCGAACCGGAACCTGTTTCCGAGATCATGAGGACGGTCCTTCGGTCTTTGTTTGGACGGCAGGAAGCGTTCTTCCGGTTGAACCAGGAAGTAATGGCAAGGAACACGGCACTGCTGGTCAAAGAGGTATACGGCGAAGAGGCCACCATGGAACACATGATCAGGGTGTTGCGCGACAGCGCCCAAATGGCCTGGGCTGTGAACCAACTGCGAAAGAAGCGTGGCGACACAGCCGCCGTCGTCCAGTATTTCTCGAAAGAGGTCATGGGTGAGCAGCAGGACAAGATACAGCAGTTCACCCTGGGCCTTCGCCAGCAGTTGGAGGACATCACGAACAACACGCTGATGAGGCGCGTCCTCCTTGGCAAGTCCGATGTGGATCTGCATCAGCACCTGTCTCAGGGTGGGGTCCTCGTGGTGAACACCGCGATGGGCGCCCTGGGGAAACTGGGCGACGTGTTTGGCCAGTTTGTGGCGCTTCACGTCCAGAACGCCGTGTTCAGCAGGCCGGGGCCGGAACATACGCGGACACCGCACATTCTTTACATTGACGAGTTCCCGAGGTACCTGAACCCGGACTTCGAGCGGATGCTCTCCATCGGGCGGGAATACCGCTGTGGCGCCGTTCTCGCGATCCAGACGATAGCGCAGTTGAAGACGGAAGACTCGGGCAATCTCCAGGAGCGTGTGCTCGAAACCTGCCGCAACAAGATAGCGCTGACACTCGGGTCGAATGCCGACGCTCAGTTCTTCTCCAGGGAGTTCGGCGAGTACATTGCGCGAAAGGAGCAGGATTCATACAGGTACCAGAGCGACGGCTTGTTCACCATGTTCAAGCCCGATTCCGTGAAGTACGCGGAGAAATCGGAGCCCGTCTTCCCCTACACAATGCTGATGAGGCTCGAGCCCTTCACTGCCGTGGTTCAGATAGTGAGAAACGGCCAGCCGATTCCCGCAGTTCTCGGGAACCTCAGTCTGTCTCCCTGGGACGAGGCCAGGAACCGGGCCAAGGACCGAGGCCTCCGGTTCGACTTCAGGTACGAGACCAAGACTAAAGGCCAGAAATCGGCTCTGGTCGCGACTCCCGAAGAGACGGCGCACAGTCATGCGTCTAGGTCTGGGCCGCAGGCTCCGGCTCCCCAGAACGGCCTGAGCATCACATATCCCACCGGCGACATGGAGAGCTTCATGCCTCCTCCCAGTACCGGGGCCTCGATGGGACAACCCTTACAGAATGAAGCGATGGCAAAGACTGACTCCTCCGAGTGCGTCAAAGGCACAAGCCAGTCCAGGGAATTGACTCTGCCTGGGATGAGCGAGAAGGCAGGCGAAACAACGGCCGCGGCGACAAACTGA
- a CDS encoding topoisomerase C-terminal repeat-containing protein, protein MNCPVCKAPLNDEPIQYKCRQCGFRTWKVIAGNAISEEDMRTLLQTGRTGIIDGFFSKKRNRYFSAALEVRDGRVVFVFPAGEDLPSKTQSAEPATNRIRVEAAQSGAVYVSVAGAVNRQFTVDFGLVPARLAECYGVITGVKLLLHAAARGLRPGLTVSANNREFVEYALREHTPSKSEVRNAIEQMWSSLDKMSPWKVLYEPKKRAALKGGVSVGRFPWGVFPWLHADVSDCNGKVIVGLPDCPAARAQFAASLRTAKFNGRVFLLPAAARPVVFAWLRSVRGERGETKRGSDTAEARPS, encoded by the coding sequence ATGAACTGTCCGGTATGCAAGGCCCCCTTGAACGACGAACCGATCCAATACAAGTGCAGGCAGTGTGGATTCCGAACGTGGAAGGTCATCGCGGGCAACGCGATTTCCGAAGAGGACATGCGGACCCTGCTGCAAACGGGACGCACCGGGATCATCGACGGGTTCTTCAGCAAGAAGAGAAACCGGTACTTCAGCGCGGCCCTCGAGGTCAGAGACGGTAGGGTGGTATTCGTGTTTCCCGCCGGCGAGGACCTCCCCTCGAAGACCCAATCTGCTGAGCCGGCCACGAACCGCATAAGGGTTGAGGCCGCGCAGTCCGGCGCAGTGTACGTAAGCGTTGCGGGCGCGGTCAACAGGCAGTTTACCGTCGACTTCGGCCTGGTTCCCGCGCGCCTTGCAGAGTGCTACGGCGTCATCACGGGGGTGAAACTACTTCTTCACGCCGCGGCTCGCGGGCTCAGGCCCGGCCTAACGGTGAGCGCGAACAATCGCGAATTCGTGGAGTACGCCCTACGGGAACACACTCCGTCCAAATCCGAAGTCCGCAACGCCATCGAACAGATGTGGTCCTCGCTGGACAAGATGAGCCCCTGGAAGGTGCTGTACGAACCCAAGAAACGCGCGGCCCTCAAAGGGGGCGTCTCTGTGGGGAGATTTCCGTGGGGAGTGTTTCCCTGGCTGCACGCGGACGTTTCCGACTGCAACGGCAAAGTGATCGTCGGTCTTCCCGACTGCCCGGCGGCGCGGGCACAGTTCGCAGCGTCCTTGCGGACCGCCAAGTTCAACGGCCGGGTGTTCCTGCTGCCGGCTGCGGCAAGGCCGGTGGTCTTCGCCTGGCTTCGCTCGGTCCGTGGGGAGAGGGGTGAGACAAAGAGGGGCTCGGATACGGCCGAGGCCCGGCCTTCATAG
- a CDS encoding ParB/RepB/Spo0J family partition protein, which yields MTENREARSIPIEWLTENPKNFFKPASQEELDSLADSIRELGVIHPLVVRELGDGRYEIVSGHRRRQAAEAAGLKDVPCIIVEADESTAELMLIDANIETRALSTMEMAKAVRRKKELLGIRNGGRVHSATMAELADGLQISERCAYRLDTLNDLIPELQGLVDHGKLGIVAGNRLSKLPPDVQKALFDALGEEIASLSNEEVKRLKEEARRAREESDRGYLVLEVMQRQLRDLEGQLQECQKIIVDRDKMLDEIRKLSHKKEELEQAVYNRESALNHIEGKAKKKGVLLLETVEAIAKPLLALKPYIEQLLEEEAIGEGLEDLLIKYAQAFSEVGEAIESKARVVKDARRRPTERGIRLVK from the coding sequence GTGACTGAAAACCGCGAGGCCCGGTCAATTCCGATTGAATGGCTTACCGAAAACCCGAAGAACTTTTTCAAGCCGGCTTCCCAGGAGGAGTTGGACAGCCTGGCCGACAGCATTCGGGAACTCGGCGTCATTCATCCGCTTGTAGTGCGCGAGCTGGGGGACGGGAGGTACGAGATAGTCTCCGGGCACCGAAGAAGGCAGGCGGCGGAGGCGGCGGGGCTCAAAGACGTGCCCTGTATCATCGTTGAGGCGGACGAGAGCACCGCCGAGCTCATGTTGATAGACGCGAACATAGAGACACGCGCTCTCAGCACTATGGAAATGGCAAAGGCGGTGCGAAGGAAGAAAGAATTGCTCGGCATCAGAAACGGCGGCCGAGTTCACTCTGCCACAATGGCAGAGCTAGCGGATGGACTCCAGATATCCGAGCGCTGCGCGTATAGGCTTGACACCCTAAACGACTTGATTCCCGAACTCCAGGGCCTTGTGGATCACGGCAAATTGGGCATAGTTGCAGGCAACCGCCTCTCCAAATTGCCCCCGGACGTTCAGAAGGCTCTGTTTGACGCTTTAGGAGAGGAGATTGCATCCCTGTCAAACGAGGAGGTGAAGCGGCTCAAGGAAGAGGCGCGTCGCGCCAGGGAAGAGTCTGACCGCGGCTACTTGGTTCTGGAGGTGATGCAAAGACAGTTAAGGGACCTTGAGGGGCAACTTCAGGAATGCCAGAAGATTATCGTTGATCGCGACAAGATGCTTGATGAGATCCGGAAACTGAGTCACAAGAAAGAAGAACTGGAGCAGGCAGTATACAACAGAGAGTCGGCCTTGAACCACATCGAGGGAAAGGCAAAGAAAAAGGGAGTGCTTCTGCTGGAGACGGTGGAGGCGATTGCGAAGCCGCTGCTGGCGCTCAAGCCGTACATTGAGCAGCTGCTCGAAGAGGAAGCGATAGGAGAAGGTCTTGAGGACCTTCTCATCAAGTATGCCCAGGCCTTCAGTGAGGTCGGCGAGGCCATTGAAAGCAAGGCCCGGGTTGTGAAAGATGCCCGGCGGCGACCAACCGAGAGGGGGATACGACTAGTCAAATGA
- a CDS encoding EAL domain-containing protein — MAETDPVGHVASAMSNGSMRIAVQPIVSLVTGSVLGYEALMRPPAPYQNPQALLSAALGSGCLQELEVEVCRKAARAVLDLCDGAKLFVNLTPETFCGGFLRCARALRALPPGRVVVELTEAFPYDARIRAAAALWRRDGFSLAVDDVASGFSRLLAVGMVKPDYLKIDREVVKGVADATWRGVVKGVVALAREIKASVIAEGIETAEEIRILFDLGVEWGQGYLIGGPCQPEAAKRLQVDRAAPKAVASA; from the coding sequence TTGGCGGAAACAGACCCGGTGGGCCATGTAGCATCAGCAATGAGCAACGGATCCATGAGAATCGCCGTGCAACCAATAGTTTCGTTGGTCACGGGAAGCGTGCTTGGGTACGAAGCTTTGATGAGACCTCCGGCGCCATACCAGAATCCGCAGGCGTTGCTCTCGGCCGCCCTTGGATCCGGGTGTCTTCAGGAGCTTGAAGTCGAGGTCTGCCGGAAAGCCGCCAGGGCGGTGCTCGACCTGTGTGACGGGGCGAAGTTGTTCGTAAACCTTACCCCCGAGACCTTTTGCGGAGGATTCCTGCGCTGCGCGAGGGCCTTGCGGGCGCTGCCTCCGGGCCGGGTCGTCGTCGAACTGACCGAGGCCTTCCCCTACGACGCCAGGATCCGGGCAGCTGCGGCCCTGTGGCGTCGCGATGGGTTCAGCCTGGCCGTGGACGATGTGGCGAGCGGATTCTCAAGGCTCCTGGCGGTCGGAATGGTGAAACCGGACTATCTCAAGATTGACCGGGAGGTCGTGAAGGGTGTCGCGGACGCGACGTGGCGAGGTGTGGTGAAGGGTGTGGTAGCGCTGGCCCGTGAGATAAAGGCGTCCGTCATAGCGGAAGGCATTGAGACTGCGGAGGAGATCCGGATCCTGTTCGACCTCGGTGTCGAATGGGGACAGGGATACCTTATTGGGGGGCCTTGCCAACCGGAAGCGGCGAAGCGCCTCCAAGTAGATCGTGCCGCCCCGAAAGCAGTTGCTTCCGCTTGA